GCTTATGCTGATGCAAAAAATATACCTTATGTTATCATCATAGGGAGCGAAGAAATGAAAAGTGGAATTCTTACACTTAAAAATATGATTACCGGTAAGCAGGAAAATCTTTCCGAACAAGAAATTATCCAGAAATTAATCTGTTAATTGTCTTTTTATTTTAAATTAATAACCTTTTAATTTTAAATTAATGCAAAATATTCATTATATTTCTGTCGAAACATTGCAATTTGAAACCATCGAAAAAATCATAAAACAACATTTTCAACTGCAACTCACGGAAGATTCAAAACAAAGAATAGAAAAATGCCGCAACTACTTAGATAAAAAAATGGAAACCTCATCCGATCCCATCTATGGAGTAAATACCGGATTTGGTGCTCTTTGCGAACATAAAATTTCTAAGGATGAGCTTTCTGCACTTCAACGTAATCTGGTGATGTCGCATGCCTGCGGCACTGGTGAAGAAGTTCCGCAGGAAATCGTAAAATTAATGCTGTTGCTTAAAATACAATCACTTTCATATGGTAATTCAGGCGTTCAGCTAAAAACTGTTGAGCGTTTGATTGACTTTTTCAACCACGACATCCTTCCGGTAGTTTATCAGCAAGGCTCGCTTGGGGCTTCTGGTGATTTGGCGCCTCTGGCTCACCTCTCTCTGCCTTTACTCGGTCTTGGAGAAGTTTATTTCGAAGGGAAAAAACAGCAAAGTGCTGCCATTTACCAAAAATTTGGTTGGAAACCAATTGTATTACAATCAAAAGAAGGACTTGCATTGCTAAATGGCACCCAGTTTATGAGTGCTTACGGCGTTTATTGCTGCCTTCGTGTTTTCAAACTCTCGCGCCTTGCCGACATCACCGCCGCAATTTCGTTGGATGCCTTTGATGGTTTAATAGAACCTTTTCATCCTCACATACAGCAGATAAGACCTCATTATGGCCAAATAAAAACAGCAAGACGCTTCCGAAATATTTTAAGTGGCAGCGAACTTATTTCAAGACAAAAAACTCACGTTCAAGATCCCTATTCATTCCGTTGCATCCCGCAGGTGCATGGAGCTTCCAAAGATTCAATTATTTACGTTGCTTACGTTTTCCGAAACGAAATTAATTCCGTTACCGACAACCCTACAATATTTCCGGAAGAAGATTTAATAATTTCAGCCGGAAATTTCCACGGGCAACCATTAGCTCTTGCCTTTGATAATCTTTGCATTGCAATGGCAGAGCTTGGAAATATCTCTGAACGACGCACTTATCAGCTAATTTCAGGAAAACGAGGTTTGCCGCCTTTTCTGGTTGCCAAACCAGGATTGAATTCCGGATTCATGATTCCGCAATACACTGCTGCATCAATAGTTAGCCAAAACAAACAGCTTTGTACCCCGGCTTCGGTTGACTCTATCGAATCTTCAAACGGGCAGGAAGACCACGTAAGCATGGGAGCCAACGCCGCTACCAAGGCTTTCCGCGTGCTGGAAAATCTGGAACGTATTCTTGCTATTGAATTTTACAATGCCGCACAGGCTTTGGAATTCCGGCGTCCGGCTAAAACATCTCCCTTCCTCGAAAATTTTTTGGAAAAATATCGTAAAATAGTTTCATTCATTGATAATGACAAAGTTATGTATAACGATATTCGGCTAACCGTTGATTTTCTGAAAAATGTAGAATTGCAACTCCCCGAAGAAGAACCCGACCGATACGAACTTTGGACAAAACTCGGACAATTTTAAGTTTTTTCTTTCGTCGAATTTAATACCTTTGCAGCATAATTCTATTCAATAACTTCTTAATAAAGTAAGTATGACTCAAACTATGAACTCCGGCTTAGCTATGCAGCTTGAAGATAAGTACGGAGCACACAACTATCATCCGCTGCCGGTAGTGCTTTCCCGTGGAAAAGGACCCCTGGTTTGGGACGTAGAAGGCAAACAATATTACGATTTTCTTTCAGCATATTCAGCCGTAAACCAAGGACATTGTCATCCTAAAATAATTAAGGCAATGGCTGACCAGGCTCAGGTTTTAACTCTTACTTCAAGAGCTTTTTACAACGATTGCCTTGGTCCTTATGAAAAGTTTATTACCGAATATTTCGGATATCAGCGTGTTCTACCAATGAATAGCGGTGCAGAAGCCGACGAAACCGCTCTTAAACTTACCCGCAAATGGGCTTATAAAGTTAAGGGAATTCCGCAAAATGAAGCAAAAATAATTGTTTGCGAAAACAACTTTCATGGTCGTACAACTACCATAATTTCTTTTTCAACCGACCCGGATGCCTATTCCGATTACGGTCCTTTTACTCCCGGATTTATCATTATTCCTTACAACGACATTCCTGCCCTGGAAAAGGCACTTCAAGACCCCAATGTTGCAGGTTTTCTTGTTGAACCTATTCAGGGTGAAGCCGGTGTGTTTGTTCCCGACGAGGGCTACCTGGCTAAAGCTTCTGCTCTTTGCAAAGCAAAAAATGTTCTTTTTATTGCCGACGAAGTTCAAACCGGTATTGCACGTACCGGCAAACTTCTTGCCTGCGACCACGAAGGCGTTCGCCCCGATATTTTAATTCTTGGGAAAGCCCTTTCGGGCGGAACAATGCCTATTTCAGCAGTTCTTGCCGACGACGAAATTATGCTGACAATAAAACCCGGTGAACATGGTTCAACTTTTGGGGGTAATCCTTTGGCTGCGAAAGTTGCCATTGCTGCCCTCGAAGTTGTTAAAGAAGAAAAACTTGCCGATAAAGCCGAATATCTTGGAAATATTTTCAGAAAAGAAATTCGCAAAATCAAAAGCGATATGATTGAATTGGTTCGCGGAAAAGGTTTGCTGAATGCTGTGATTATCCGCCCCAGAAATGGCAAGGAAGCATGGGATATTTGTTTAAAAATGCGCGACAATGGTGTGCTGGCTAAACCTACTCATCAGCATATTATCCGTTTTGCCCCTCCTTTGGTAATTAGTGAAGAACATATTCTCGATGCTGTGGAAAGAATAAAACAATCAATTATTTCTTTCGAATAATTAAAAAAAAGCCGGTCTTCAAAAAGAAGCCGGCTTTTTTCCTGAATTAACCAAACTACAACTTATTTTTGCATTGTTTTTTCAAAACGACTGCTTACAACAGTCCAATTTACTACATTCCAGAAAGCATTCACATAATCAGGACGACGATTTTGGTATTTTAAATAATATGCGTGCTCCCAAACATCGAGAGCAAGTAGCGGAGTTCCTTTTTTGTCGGCAATATCCATCAATGGATTATCCTGGTTGGGGGTGGAAACCACCTGTAAATCTTTATTTTCATCAAGAATCAGCCATGCCCAGCCACTTCCAAAACGGGTTTTGGCGGCTTCTTCAAACAGTTTTTCAAACTCTTCTAACGAACCAAATCGTTTGATGATGGCTTCCTTCAACTCAGTAGAAATTTCTCCATTTTCCCCCTTTGGAGCCATATTTTCCCAAAACAATTTGTGATTGTAATATCCGCCGCCATTGTTCCTGACTGCTACCGGATATTTACTGATATTGGCAAAAATATCTTTAATGCACATGTTTTCAGCTTCTGTTCCTGCAATTGCTTTCATAAAATTATCATAATAAGCCCTGTGGTGCTTGGAATAATGGATTTCCATGGTCGTTTTATCAATGTAAGGTTCCAGTGCATCGTAGGAATAAGGCAATGTCGGAAATTCAAATTTTGAGGTATTTTCTTTATTTGTATTCATATCGTGATTATTATTTTTAATTGTTTGACATTCAGATTTAGTGATTATCATCAAGGATAATCCGGCTATTATTAACAGACTTTGTAATATGGTTTTCATGTCTTAATTTAGATTTTGTATAAATAACATTACATTTAACAGATTGTTCAACGAGTATTCATAATATTTTTTGATTATTGCAACTTCTTAACTTTGCTATGAAAGCCAGGCTGCTTTTATTTTCTTTATCCATATTCTGCTTCTTTGGTAATCTTTCCGCACAACAACGTTTCAGCGGATGGAATGCCGAACTAAGGGGAAATTACGGTTTTATTATGCAGCATCATTACAATATGGGTGTTTACACCAATCATCATTTCCCTTCGTTTGAGGCAAGTTTTTTCAAGCAAAGCAGCGGAAAGCAATATTGGCAACAACTTTACCGCTATCCCTCCTACGGTTTCGCTTGTTTTTATTCATCACTTGGCAGTACACGCGAATTGGGAAATGTTTACGCCCTTTATCCATTCATGCGATTTCCATTGTTCCGAAATAATATGTTTCAACTCGATTTTCGACTTGGCTTTGGCGCCGGTTATTTCACAAAAAAATTCGACAGAACCGAAAATTATAAAAACCTGGCAATAGGCTCAAATGTAAATGCATGCATTAGTTTTATGTATGATATTGCTTACAATATTAATCCGAATTGGAAAGCATCGCTCGGAGTTTCATGGACGCATTTTTCAAACGGAACTATGATTAGCCCTAATTACGGAATAAATCTGCCGATGGCAAGTG
This is a stretch of genomic DNA from Lentimicrobiaceae bacterium. It encodes these proteins:
- the hutH gene encoding histidine ammonia-lyase, producing the protein MQNIHYISVETLQFETIEKIIKQHFQLQLTEDSKQRIEKCRNYLDKKMETSSDPIYGVNTGFGALCEHKISKDELSALQRNLVMSHACGTGEEVPQEIVKLMLLLKIQSLSYGNSGVQLKTVERLIDFFNHDILPVVYQQGSLGASGDLAPLAHLSLPLLGLGEVYFEGKKQQSAAIYQKFGWKPIVLQSKEGLALLNGTQFMSAYGVYCCLRVFKLSRLADITAAISLDAFDGLIEPFHPHIQQIRPHYGQIKTARRFRNILSGSELISRQKTHVQDPYSFRCIPQVHGASKDSIIYVAYVFRNEINSVTDNPTIFPEEDLIISAGNFHGQPLALAFDNLCIAMAELGNISERRTYQLISGKRGLPPFLVAKPGLNSGFMIPQYTAASIVSQNKQLCTPASVDSIESSNGQEDHVSMGANAATKAFRVLENLERILAIEFYNAAQALEFRRPAKTSPFLENFLEKYRKIVSFIDNDKVMYNDIRLTVDFLKNVELQLPEEEPDRYELWTKLGQF
- the rocD gene encoding ornithine--oxo-acid transaminase — translated: MTQTMNSGLAMQLEDKYGAHNYHPLPVVLSRGKGPLVWDVEGKQYYDFLSAYSAVNQGHCHPKIIKAMADQAQVLTLTSRAFYNDCLGPYEKFITEYFGYQRVLPMNSGAEADETALKLTRKWAYKVKGIPQNEAKIIVCENNFHGRTTTIISFSTDPDAYSDYGPFTPGFIIIPYNDIPALEKALQDPNVAGFLVEPIQGEAGVFVPDEGYLAKASALCKAKNVLFIADEVQTGIARTGKLLACDHEGVRPDILILGKALSGGTMPISAVLADDEIMLTIKPGEHGSTFGGNPLAAKVAIAALEVVKEEKLADKAEYLGNIFRKEIRKIKSDMIELVRGKGLLNAVIIRPRNGKEAWDICLKMRDNGVLAKPTHQHIIRFAPPLVISEEHILDAVERIKQSIISFE
- a CDS encoding superoxide dismutase: MNTNKENTSKFEFPTLPYSYDALEPYIDKTTMEIHYSKHHRAYYDNFMKAIAGTEAENMCIKDIFANISKYPVAVRNNGGGYYNHKLFWENMAPKGENGEISTELKEAIIKRFGSLEEFEKLFEEAAKTRFGSGWAWLILDENKDLQVVSTPNQDNPLMDIADKKGTPLLALDVWEHAYYLKYQNRRPDYVNAFWNVVNWTVVSSRFEKTMQK
- a CDS encoding acyloxyacyl hydrolase: MKARLLLFSLSIFCFFGNLSAQQRFSGWNAELRGNYGFIMQHHYNMGVYTNHHFPSFEASFFKQSSGKQYWQQLYRYPSYGFACFYSSLGSTRELGNVYALYPFMRFPLFRNNMFQLDFRLGFGAGYFTKKFDRTENYKNLAIGSNVNACISFMYDIAYNINPNWKASLGVSWTHFSNGTMISPNYGINLPMASAGIVYKLKPTKFIKRDKQFFDKNWIFNLEAATGLKQIEENYDYNYKIFYFSFKELYYTSPKHAFGFGQDIGYDESDKILLQLDGRENVSDKDFINCGISAIHRWDIGRLKIDFSLGTYLFRTEKSDANVYDKLAIKYQFYKNFETFIFLKSHYAKADFMGWGIGWSL